The window GTGGATTCACTGCGCTCAAATTCCAAAGCAAGACCACTTTGTAACGACTGAGTGAGTACACTGTCTCGTTGCAAACTGCCCATCTTTTGtctggaaaaattaattatttaataagacATCCAACAGCATTGTTAATGGTTACAATGAGACTGACCTTAATTGTTGTTCCTTTCTAACATCAGTTTCTAATGCATGAAAATCGATTGAAAGCAGTGCAATTATTGAATTAACTGATTCAATTCcagataaaattgttaaaacctGTTTTCTTTGTTCCACACATTCTTTTGTTACATCCAAAGGGGAAATAAGACTCATTCGTACCAAACATGGCAGAATTGGTCTGATCTCTTTATGAGAACACATAGCTAATACTGGTATATCTACATTTTGTATGGCGGTAAAAATTCGTGGCGATACACGTGCACTGTCTTGcatgattattatttaaataccaATAAATCACTTGCCTCTATAACATTTGAATTGGTTATAACctaatatgtacatatatgtatatatttatatattattctttcatttatgTCACAATATATTTAGATagcttaaaattgaatttatatattTCCTTGAACAAAACATTTTTCAATACTTATTAATTCCACTATTAGTCTATAATGTGTATATAACCACAAGCGttatttcatttaactttagTTAGGTTAGAAAGTATAGGTTTATTACCTTATTTCTCACGTATAATGCTTTATAATTAAGGAACGTATTTTAACAGGTAATAAGTAATAAGTCATTAATATACAGTGTTTCATATTTCCAAACCaagttaaaattataatacacaaaagagaggaaattataaaacgttaaaaaaaatgaagtcaATGTTATGAATATCTACAGTCGGTAATGTGTTTGTATTATCGTCCCCTACCGGTGAGATAGGAAGATAATTTTAAATAGTTTTCAATAGTTTTACACAGGCAACGTGGAAGAGGATTTAACTGTGATATCTCTTAAAATATGGAATATATGTACCGTTTACCATTTTTGGCATTAGAAGTACCTAATTTGAAGTTAAAAAAGCCATCATGGTTCGTGAAACCCAGTGCTATGGTCGTTTTCTCATTCATActgttttcatattttctagTAACAGGAGGTTAGGATTATATCAAATATGAATCTTTTATCACTTTTTTCAACTATATGAAATTAAGTATTCGATGATACGTTTTTTGAAGGTATAATATATGACGTAATTGTGGAACCACCTAGTGTAGGCTCAACAACTGATGAACATGGTCACACAAGGCCTGTAAGTAAACAGAGGAAGTAGTTTTATATTGGATTATCATcagttataattataaaatgtttattgtAGGTGGCATTTATGCCATATCGTGTGAATGGTCAATATATCATGGAAGGATTAGCGTCTAGCTTTCTTTTCACTTTAGGTGGAGTTGGCTTTATAGTATTAGATCAAACACATAGTCCATCAACTCCCAAACTTAATAGAATTCTTTTAATATGTGTTGGATTTATTAGCATTACAGTATCATTTATTACCTGTTGGATTTTCATGAGGATGAAGTTACCGTaagatttttatataaaaaacttTAAAAGCAATAATGTATGATAAAATCAGAGatttttattatgttttttttCAGGGGATATTTACAATCATAGGCTTAAATTAATGTAACatggaatttaatatttttacataataaattcaTCTTATTTTATACCAAACATATTAAGAATGTAATTTATcaacaacaatatcataagaatgtttgtaaaatacatttcaaaagatataaaagattCGTGTTTCGTATCCTTTTCACTTGTAACTTttgttttagtaataaattATAAGTAGTTTCAGTGGGTATATGAAAAGTGGGAGGGGGAAGGTGGGATAGTGACAACCATAGGTGACATGAGAAGGTTATTTTCTATATATGACAAATTATTCCATTCATTTTTTACCATATAATATTGTCTCAATGTATTATTAAACTGTTACAAATACAGAATGTAGTGCTAATAGAAGTACTGTTGATAAAACAATTTACCATGTAAGGTAAAAGTATGAATATGATGTTTAAGTgccataatatttttaatttaaatcatttaattttggTTTTATAAACATGGGAATAAGAGTTATTTTTGTAATCTTTAGCATTAGTACAATGTTTGTTTTGTTTTATACTATGCTAAAAACagatttcataaataatacagaaaaagaattgaaatcTATATACAATGAGAGTTTCACAGATAAAAATGTTTCAACATTCATAACAGAACCAATGTGTGGCTCCAGTTTTATCATTTGGATTGTCACATCTTCTGCAAACAATCCTTTGCAAAGAATAGCTGTGAGACACTCGTATCCAAATGAAATGTTAAAAAGTTTAGGTATCAGGAGGGTCTTTTTATTAGGAATGCCTAAAGAAAAAGATATATGGACATATATTTTCAAAGAATCAGAAATCCACAATGATTTATTACAAGGAAACTTTTTAGAAGATTATAGAAATCTTACTCTGAAGCATTTAATGGGCTTGAAATGGGCATCCAGGAATTGTAAAGCtacctttttaataaaaactgaTGATGATATTGTGCTAAATATTTTTGAAGTATTAAGATTTTTACATAAAAgaacaataaatgaaaatgttcTATCTGGATATgttttaagaaaaatgaaaccaaTAAGAACATCGAACAATAAATGGTTTGTAACTAAAGAAGATTTCTCAGGAGATGTTTATCCTGATTTTCTTTCTGGATGGTTTTATAtaactaatttaaaaaatgcgcACCTGTTAGTTTCTGCAAGTGAAACAGTTAAGAATTTCTTTTGGATAGATGATGTATATATCACTGGTATGTTAAGACAAGAATGtgatattaaaattgaagaGTTGAACAATTTTTATGCAACAGATTATaggtaattataatttataaaaatatagtattactttattaagaaaattaatttctgcaggtATTTGGAATGCTGTATTCAAGGCAGAAAGAAAAAACTTAAATGTGAGTTTATTGCTGGTCCTGATGGAGGCAAGAAAGAACTACAcattaaatttaaagaattttcagAATTCTGTCAGTGGAATTGtgtaaaaagaatgaaagaacaATTAGTATCAAGAACTTGTGTAGCTGCCTatgaagagaaaataaatgttgAGAATTTTGAAGTGCAAGTTCATTATATTTAGTATATGATATGAAATTAGTATCAAACATTCAACCACATTGCATCATAAGTAAACAAAACAATAATTaggttttaaaaattaatgaatttactttgtagcaaatataatttttattttttttttttgcttgggTTGTTGGAGAGTTATTTAATTACTACATATTCTACTTTATTGTATAATTATGTTTTGCCTATTACATAAAATCAAATTCTTTCTAAGCATTTCTTTCAATAAATCtgctttttttaaaagaaagattACACTGTATAAATGCATCTagattttatgtatttattttgtCTCTGAATCATTTTATAACTTTGGGTTAATCATTGTACATTCGCGACTCCGTGGTCCAAAtaattatgttagaaatgaTACACGTCTAACTAGGACTtttaatatgtatacatatatgaaaaATGCTTactttacattacattacataatGTAGCAGTACAATAAGTACAATCATTCCAAAAGTTATCTTTTAATTCTATAATATTAGAATTATTGTACACATATAAATGTATAActattctcttttcttttcaaagattaacgttaataaatatttcggGAATTAAGTTACATCGAGTTCTATAAAGACACATATTTCTATTTACAACATGAtactatttttcaatatatcacCTCGTTTAACTTTTTTGCACTATCACAAAACGAGTTCATTGATATATTTAACTTAACatttctatatttatatttaactataATATCAATCTTAAGTAATGTTTATTTGATATATgtagtaaaaaattaaatatgtgtatataaataacaataaatacaaaatgTTCACGCAATTTACAGATCTTAAATTGAAGTTACTTTGTAAATGAAAAGAACTGAAACATTTTCTTTGTTATTAAAATCATAAAGAATAATTACttatgaaaatgttttttcaaAAAGGAGTATCAGTACTTTCTTATGGTGAAAGTATTAGTTAGTCAGATATGTAATAACATCTGAAAGGAATATGTTTATGTATTCACAAAAAATGATAGCTTCCTGATGCGTTCTTTTATTATATGCCCCTCTTAACGTTATATACGTAAATTATATTATGTTTATACGAACATATGCTTTATCTATCAGTTAAAAAATTGACTTTTATGATTATACTTCTTCAATTACGAAGTAACCTcattttacaataataaaaagtatgaCATACTTTAAAAAGTAATATTAGATCAAATGTGAGTTTTGATCTTACTTTTTAGTTAGGCTTtctatcataataaatataatacaactgATTTTATATACAATACATAATGAAGACAATGGTAATGATGATGTTTGGcgataatgataatgaaaacaacaacataataataataataataataataataataataataataattatgtaaatcAGTCGTTTTTTTGCAAacagaaaattaagaaaatattgcACATCACTTTATACATATCGTAAATTgaaattacagttttaaaactcACATTAAGAGTTTCTTAAATATAGCCTTCATAATTTTCTATTGTAAATTGTTGCCGTTCTTTATTTTGTTTTCGACTGATCGCTCGTATAGTCATTCAACGAACTGGATTAACGTTGATTCTGAAAGTATTGATGAAAGGAAACTTATGGCAAAGCAGACagttttcatataaatttcaaGCTGATGTAATTTTACTAATGTgccataataaaattaattttatttttcaaataagttCTACTTAAAAGATATCTTACTTAATAGTTACAGTTACATCTATGAATGCGAAACAGTTCCGTATAAGAGATGCGTACACATCTTAAGCCTAAAGCAAACGTCAACAAACCTTAAGTTTTCAATACACTACAATTCATACGAGCGAAGCATTCGAATCAAGCGTACTCTATGCTTAAAATATCTTAAGTTCCAACAATTTCATACTATCTTTTCAGTCAGCTATCATTGGCAAGCctattttaatcaaaaaaattttCTCACCATTTTCCTAAAACTAGAACCTTTTTTATCTCTCTTTTTCGACACGGATGTAATACTACTGCTTGTAGATTCATCGCTTTGATCCAATAACAGACCATTAGTAGGCGTTAGATCAGCATGGGGATGAATTTTTGAAACGGCCGAACTTGCTTCAACCGATTTACCCTCTGAATCCTCCAAATTTCGGCTCCATTCCCCATTCATATCATTTAAatttgcttttctcttctttctgctACTCCAAGCGCTTCTCATAAAGGAAGATGTTGCACTCAATTTGATATCCTTTAATATAACACTGCTATTTTTGGAATTTAAAACATCTGTGGATGATTCGTTAACAGTATGTTCACTTAAAGGAATCGTTTTAGGAATCATATTTGTCAACAATGAATTTGATTCGTCTAAATTATCAATACAAGAATTACTCAATTCTGAACTTCTTACAGACTCTGTTTCTAAGTTTTCCGTACACGGTGTTATTAATTGAGTCTGACAAACAGTATTGCTAAACCAATCTGTATTCTCTGGTGCAGATTTTAGTCGTCTGCAAATTTGTTTCTGAGAATCATCCGTCTGCAATGTTTCATACGAGGAAATAGTTTTCATTGGAATTTCCACATTATCTGTAAGAGAAGTTTTGCGTCGCGTTGTCGAACTTCTTTCTGCTTCGGTATTTGTCTGACGATTACTTATAACAGTACCTTTcttacgtttctttttcttttccttcttagTTTCCTGAgatttatcatttatcattaACTCACGATACGTACCCGAAATGTGAGAAGCTATTTCGCTTGGTCGTCGCTTTTTCGTTTTTCTCGTgtgcgaactaaaattttccGCGCTTTTCCGACGCACCGGATCTTTCTGCGCCAGTTGATTCTCTTTTATTTGCGATCTCTTATTACTTTTTCGgcaatataaaacaaataagtatatcacaAAAACTTCCGAACACATTAGTAATATATGTTGACTTATCATTAAGAGCTTTCCACGCCAACTATCACGGTCGTACAGAAGATTTTTCATCGAATTTGAAAGATCGGCAAGCTCCTCTCTCAATATGGCAATTTCTTCTGCTCTCTTTGACTCGcgttcttctctttttcgtGTCTCCTCGTTCATCGCCGATACCGTTCGTTCGAGTGATCTTTGCATCTCTTCAACTTGCTTTTTATACCGACGACTTAATTCTTCTAAGTATTGTCCGCTCAATGACATGTTCCTTTCTAACGCCTAAAAACAATAATgtgaataatataaaacattatagataatattataaataaacatttaccTTAATTCTATTGGACAGTCTGAGAAAAACAGATTCTTTCTGTGGCATGGTATTTGTTGCTAATTGTATCACAGAAGCACTCGCAGCAGGCTCGTTCTGAATATGCGGCGCTTCTCCTTCCAAATCCTTCAAATCAGATAACAAAGTATCGATCAAAGGATCTTGAGGAGGTAACTTAACATCCTGCTCTACATTTGACTCTGCTTGTCCTTGTTTTCCTTCCTGATCAAAAGGTTCCACTTTATTTTGCATGCCAGCAAATTCCAAAGGCTCTACGTCAGATCCTATCTCATCATTTGGAAGTTCGGTACTCTCAATAGTGGTTGTCGGAACAGACACAGTGATCGGAGGTGAATTATCAATAGAAATGCCAGAAGTAGTCAATGGTTTTTCAACTTTCAAAGTAGAGTGCTGTCCATCCTTCAAAGGTATGGAATCAGTGGTCAATACATCAGCTTGAACCGTTTCCTCGATACTACCTTTAATGGATTCCAAAATCGGAACCGATGAATCATTCTTTATCTCTTCTTTCTCAAAGGTCTTCGTTGGATTTATTTCTGGGTTTATGTTTTCGGTacttaagaaaatttcaataggCGCACCTGTAAATTTCACTTCTTTGTTAGGCGGTTCTTGAGTGTTTTTTTGAAATACTTTAGAAGATTCTAATTTTGAACTGTCCACGTTCGAGCTGGGAGAACACGTAGTTGATGCATGTTGAAAAGCTTTAATTCCATCCTCGCTGTA of the Osmia lignaria lignaria isolate PbOS001 chromosome 7, iyOsmLign1, whole genome shotgun sequence genome contains:
- the LOC117604514 gene encoding oligosaccharyltransferase complex subunit ostc-B, with amino-acid sequence MEYMYRLPFLALEVPNLKLKKPSWFVKPSAMVVFSFILFSYFLVTGGIIYDVIVEPPSVGSTTDEHGHTRPVAFMPYRVNGQYIMEGLASSFLFTLGGVGFIVLDQTHSPSTPKLNRILLICVGFISITVSFITCWIFMRMKLPGYLQS
- the LOC117604512 gene encoding beta-1,3-galactosyltransferase 5, coding for MGIRVIFVIFSISTMFVLFYTMLKTDFINNTEKELKSIYNESFTDKNVSTFITEPMCGSSFIIWIVTSSANNPLQRIAVRHSYPNEMLKSLGIRRVFLLGMPKEKDIWTYIFKESEIHNDLLQGNFLEDYRNLTLKHLMGLKWASRNCKATFLIKTDDDIVLNIFEVLRFLHKRTINENVLSGYVLRKMKPIRTSNNKWFVTKEDFSGDVYPDFLSGWFYITNLKNAHLLVSASETVKNFFWIDDVYITGMLRQECDIKIEELNNFYATDYRYLECCIQGRKKKLKCEFIAGPDGGKKELHIKFKEFSEFCQWNCVKRMKEQLVSRTCVAAYEEKINVENFEVQVHYI